CGATGGCCTACGGCCGACCGATTAAAACATACAAACGCTGTGTCCCTGAAGGGCAAATGAGCACTATCGCGGGGCTGAAAGTGACCTCGCCGACCAGAACCGCCTGCGACATCGCGTTGATGAGCGGCACTGCCATACCCGACAAACGCCGTGTGGAACTGGTCTGCGCAATCATGCAGGAATATCATATTGATCCGTCCGTTTGCCTCGAAATACTTCAAAAGAACCGTTTTTGGCCAAACATGCCCCAAGCCCGTCAGTTTTTTAAAGCCATCCAATACTGTTTCCAAACAACTTCATCGACAGACAGGACCGCGTCCAGACTGTGACTACGCCACCATCCAGCCGCGACCAGCCATCAATAAGCACTCAACTAGCACGAAAGAAGAAGCACCATTCGATACGATTGAGCTAACGGCATACAGCGTCCGTGCAAACCACAGAAATGCAATATGTCACTGCTGTGAATATGGCAGATTTCCAACGTTTATCAACATTCCCACACTGAATTCAAAGACCGAATAAACTGTAATACATAGGCGACAAAACAGGCCGTCTTATGCTCGAAAAGTGAAGAAAATATGTGCAGCTGGTAAGATAGAACCCTATATTGTCGCAATAAGCACTTTGCTACAGCTACGGAACTGACATTTACGCTTTATCAGCCTGAATCGTCAAGGAGGTTCGGCAACAAGACCGGCGATCAGGAATCTTGCCGCGCCATTCGCGCGTTTGACGGCTTTCCACAAGCAAGTTTTGTGCAGGACACCGCCTCAGATTGGTCGGCCGTCGATAGAGACGGGCGGCCTCCTCGGTTGCTCTCCATGCATGCCAACCAATGCTGTAGCGCGCGGTGAAAGGACGAATTCGGTATGCCAACAAACCATCAGAAGCGAAACCCCAGCACTGGACGCTCGGGGCAAGGCCCGCATAGAGTCCACCCGATACAAAGCGTCAAGCATGTAATGCATATAGGTACAGGCTCACAACCGGACAAAAACAGCGAGCCGAAAATGCAAAAAGTCCATATCCGCCGGCAGTTCCTGCGTACCAAAGACATTACGGTCGTAGAGGAAAAGACGCTGAAACAGGCCATCGCCGGCACCGTGGTCGGCAACTTCATGGAATGGTATGATTTCGGCATCTACGGATATCTCGCGGTGACGATGGCGAGCGTCTTCACCAGCGGACTACCGAAGAGCATGAGCCTGATCGTGATGCTCCTAGGTTTTGCGGTGAGCTTCCTCGTCCGACCGCTCGGTGGCATCATTCTGGGACCGCTCGGCGACCGCGTGGGACGCCAGAAAGTGCTGTTCCTCACCATGGGCATGATGGTGGTCTCCACCGCGTTGATCGGCATCCTGCCTACAAGCCATCAGATCGGCGCTTGGGCCATTGTGCCGCTTTACGCGTTGCAGATGGTGCAGGGCTTCTCGACCGGCGGCGAATACTCCGGCGCAACCACCTATATCTCCGAGTTCTCGCCCGATCGCAAACGAGGCTTCTACAGCGCTTGGCTCGACATGGGTTCCTACATCGGCTCGGCGTTCGGCGCGGGAATGGTGGCCATCACTACTATCATCGCCGAACACGGCTGGGGTGCGGATGCCATGGTCAACGGCGGCTGGCGCATCCCCTACCTACTGACCATTCCACTGGGCATCATCGCGATGGCCCTGCGTACCCACATCCCCGAAACCCCGCAGTTCGCGGCACATCAGGAACGTCAGGAAGAGGAGCAAGCCGAGCTCTCGCACGAGGCCCGCGAGGCCGCTTGGCGTCAGGAATCGCCTTGGGACCGCCCCGGTACTATGCTTTACGTCATCAAACGCCATTGGCGTCGTCTGCTGATTGCCGTGGCCATCGTCGCAGCCACCAACACCGCCGGCTACGTGCTTACCAGCTACATGCCGACCTACCTGCGCGAGGAAGTCGGAACCACACCCACGATGGCCGCCGCCGCGACCGTGCCAGTGCTGACCATCATGGCGCTGTGCCTGCCGCTGATCGGCCACCTTTCCGACATCATCGGCCGCAAGCCCATCTACGCCATTGCAGTGATCTCGACGTTCGTCCTGGTCTACCCGGCTTTCCAACTGCTGCACCACGGCACGTTCTGGGCCATCCAGGGCGCGCTGGCGATGATCGCCATCCCCGTGGCCTTCTACGCAGGCGTCTCCGCCAGCACGCTGCCGGCACTGTTCCCGACCGAATCGCGCTTCTCGGGCATGGGACTTTCCTATAACTTCGCGGTCTCGCTCTTTGGCGGCACCACACCTCTGGTCTCGCAAGCGCTGATCACCTTCACCGGTAATCACGACGCTCCAGGCTTCTACATCATGTTCTTTGCGATTTTCAGCGGCATCGCCTGCATTGTGATGCGCGAGTCGTCGGCTTCGCCTCTACCCGGTTCGATGCCGACGGTGGGCAGCGAGGAAGAGGCGCGCGAACTGGTCCTGACCCAGGAACAGAACCCGAAGATCGACACCTCGACCATGCCGATGCCGATGATCACCGTCGAAATTCCCGTGGGCCAGACGCTCCCCCAGCGCCCTGAAAACATTAAACTGCCTCCGCGCAAAGAACCGGAAGCGGGTTCGAAGGACTCGGAAGACTCGAAGGATACGGAATCCAAGAAGTCTGAGGAACGAACCGATTCGCAAAGTCAAGATTCCGGGACCGAGACGGATACTGATAATAAGGACTAGATAGAAAAGCGGGCATTGCGAAAGCGAACATGTTGGCAATGACCGGAATCGCAAATTCATACCACCGCAAGGAATCGGGAATTACGAACCAATATCCTCCAGACATCCAAATAAGCTATCGAACGTGACGCATCTGGCAGCGTTGTGGCAAATTCGCAGATAGCCACCACAACCAAGTATGGGGTGGACGCAGCGCTAATCCCGAATGCTGAATCAGCCATGGCTTGCGGTGCAACGAACGGATTGCTATAAGGCCCAGAATCATGCCGCCCAATACCACCAGTGCCCCAAACACGACGGGGTCACCCTTGGCGTTTTCGGGATCAGGAATCGGCTCGGGTATGGGTTGTCGGGTACCGGTAACAATCAGACGCTGCGTGTTGACTCCATAAGGAGTACACGTCATCAACGTAACTAGGTCACGACCAGACACGACTTTGTAGAGATGCGTATCAGACGGATCGATTACATGGATACCGACAACACGATAGCCCATGGTTCGATTGAGTGTTTGCACATAAAAGATGTCGCCATTTTTCAGTTCGTCAAGACGAGTAAACAACAACGCATTCTGCAGACCGGTATGGCCGCTAAGCACGGCATTGGTCGAGGGGCCGCCGACCGGCAGACTGGTGCCGTAAAGGTGGCCAGCACCATGCTCAAGCACCTTGTCGGATGTGCCGTGGTAGATAGGCATTTTCACAGAAATCTTCGGAATACGGATAGTGCCCATAACCCCCGTGCCGTCATTCAAGAGGGACTGGTACTCGTTATCCTTTTCGGATTCCGGTTTTGCGTTGGGATTGCCGGTATCGAAAGGATCGGTGAACTCTCCAAGCAATGGCTGACCATCTGCGACGATACGCTGGTTATAGGCTTGAGCCCGATGGTATTCATCAGCGACCTTGCCTTGAGGCCATTGGGCGATGCGGTTGACCGATGCAGAGACCTCGGCGCTTTCTCTGTACATATTGGTCACCCAACGTACGGGGAACCATGCGATAGCCACCAGAAGAGCTATCAGGCAAATAACAATAAGAATGTCGACGACAATAATAACAACCCTACGGACTTTATTGGCACTTTCATCGACAGTGCCGATGATGTCATCGAAAGAACCTGCATCCAATATATTACGAACAGACGCGGTTTTAATATCCGATGAAGCCATGAACGCACCCTTCCGCGAAAAACAATGGTTATCACTTACTGTTTATTGAAAAATTTTTAATAATTTTTATCTGAACGTAATATGTATCGGAAAATACCAAAGACTATCCCGTTTCCCCTTTTTCACCGACGCAATATTACGCGAGCACAATTCAAGAATGAAAAGACGAAAGGATGCCAATGACAGCGAGACTTTTTGTTTGCCGGTAACGAACAAAAGCCGGCAAGAACCTTTGAGGAAAACGTTCTTGCCGGATCTTCAAAACCAACGTTCAAACAACCATAACGCCATAAACCAACCGAGACACTAGACCTCAGTTGGCTTATGACCTTATGACCTTATGGCCTGCTATGCCTGGATGGCAACACCGTTATTGACGTTAGAGTCGGAACCCAGACGGCGACGCACGAAGATCAAGGACGCGGTCAGGATAGCGAGCACAACAACAACCAGAAGCGCAAGAATCGCACCGGCTCCACCAGTCAATGGCAGTTGGGAAACCGAATTGACGTTCTGGACAACGATAGCGCCCGCGCTAGGAGCCGCGGAGGCGCCCGTAGTGGACCAGCTAACGTCATTGAGCGTCGTAGCCGCACCGGAAGTGTAGGCACCATTCGTCTTGACAAGGCCCCAGGTATCGCCCTTATTGGCGAATCCGGAGACTGCATCCGACGAGCCCTTGCCCACCGTAACTTCTACGGAAGGCTTGAAGGTGTCGGAATAACCTGCAGGAGCCGTGTCCTCTGCAAGCGTATACACGCCGTCGGCCAGACCGTCGATCTTCAACTGGCCGTTGGAGCTCGGCGCGCCGGTAGCGGTATCGGCCGGTACGCTCGATGCGGAATCGTACACGGAGAGCTTGTCGGTGGCCGAAGTATTGCTTTGTTCAGCAGCCTTCTTGTAGGAACCGTTGCCCACCTGAAGGAACTTGATAGCAGTGCTCTCGCCCTGCTTCGTGACAGTGAACTTCGCACCGGTAAGTCCGGAACCATCCACCTTCTTTTCCTTCAGCACATCGAAGTGACGGAAGTAGGCCTTGGAATCATTGTTGTTACTGCCATCGGTCTTGTCATTGATTACCGTGCCGTTAGTGCATGTCCCGGAAGCCACGGGGCAATTGTCGACTTTGCCATCATTAATTGTCGGAGGAACAACGGTAGGCTGGTTGCCGGGATCAGAGGAATAGCCCAGCGTCACACCGTTTTCGAGAGCTCCACCCGTGGCTTCATCGTTGACTTTCATTGTGAATTTGACAACGATGCTGTCACCATACGTTTGATCGAGAATCGATTGGCTCAAATCGATGACAAGGTACTGGGTGCTGGTGCTGCCGTCATAGTTGGCATTCTTCACCGCATATTTGCCGGTATCCAGATCAGTGCCGCCGACCTTAACACTCTGAACCGCGTCATAGCTCAATCCCTTTTGCGAAGGCGTATCGATCATCGTGAAGACATACTTCGAGAAACCGGTCGTCAGTGGCACCTTGGTGGACAGTTTATAATGCAACGTGCCGCCGACCGAGGGATCATTGGTGACGCCGTCGGTGTCCAACGACTTGGTGACCTTGGGAGCGTCATTCTTCAGATTGACGACACCGAGATCCTCCGAGTTGAGCTTGCTGTATGTGTCACTGCCCATCACGACACCGGTGCTGACAAGCATGGGAATGGAGTTCTTGTGCGACGTGGAGCTTAGTCCGCTCGCACCGCTGGCAGTGACGTCTTCAACGACATAGACACCAGGTGTAAGATCAGTAATCTGAGCGCTATTGCCCGTAGTCACAGTGACCGAAGGACTCGAAGACGTAAAATTGGCCTGGAATGTCGAGATATCAGACAACTTGGTGACAAACGTACGCAGGTTGCCCTTCCAGCCGTTGGGAACGGTACCGTCATTTGAGGTCGAATCGGTTCCAGTGTAGCCAAGCCACTTCGAGGCGACCTCACCAATTGGGTTGCCCTCATAGCCGGCAGCGACATCAGTCGATTGGCCCAAAGCGGTTTTGGTCGAACTCAGAGCAGATTCCGCATCAGTCTTGATGCCGGATACCGTGCTGACCGCGACAGACGACAGGACATGCGTGGAAGCGTCGCCTTCTGCATTCTCGTAGTTGCCGACTTTCACAGCCGCGAACTTATGCCCTTCCATGGTTCCACTTGACGAATTCGTCGCATCAACATTAATGGTGATAGTGGATTTAGCAGCAGCCTGACTCATATCCAACGACGAGTTGTCTGCATTCGCTGCGCCCATAGGTGCTAGTGCGAGAAGGGTGGCGGCAGAAACCGCGGCACCGATCAACGCACGAAGACTCATTTTCCTTTTCATGGAATGCCTTTCTTGTTCTTTCATTTCTTGTTCTATCCGATTGCTTAAATACTTTTCGGTACGTGCCCGCATGAGGATTCCGATTAGGCACAAGGGCCACCTCACTTACCCTGTGTCATATCGATTACCTCCCCTTGCTGCGAGACTGGAAATTACACTTTTCATTTCGCATGCACCCCCTTATGAGTCAAACGGGAATGTGTCTTGCGGAAGACGACATAAGTAGTAACAGCAATCACCACTGCCAGCAAGGTGAGTAATAATGCCCA
The window above is part of the Bifidobacterium sp. ESL0732 genome. Proteins encoded here:
- a CDS encoding MFS transporter, with the translated sequence MQKVHIRRQFLRTKDITVVEEKTLKQAIAGTVVGNFMEWYDFGIYGYLAVTMASVFTSGLPKSMSLIVMLLGFAVSFLVRPLGGIILGPLGDRVGRQKVLFLTMGMMVVSTALIGILPTSHQIGAWAIVPLYALQMVQGFSTGGEYSGATTYISEFSPDRKRGFYSAWLDMGSYIGSAFGAGMVAITTIIAEHGWGADAMVNGGWRIPYLLTIPLGIIAMALRTHIPETPQFAAHQERQEEEQAELSHEAREAAWRQESPWDRPGTMLYVIKRHWRRLLIAVAIVAATNTAGYVLTSYMPTYLREEVGTTPTMAAAATVPVLTIMALCLPLIGHLSDIIGRKPIYAIAVISTFVLVYPAFQLLHHGTFWAIQGALAMIAIPVAFYAGVSASTLPALFPTESRFSGMGLSYNFAVSLFGGTTPLVSQALITFTGNHDAPGFYIMFFAIFSGIACIVMRESSASPLPGSMPTVGSEEEARELVLTQEQNPKIDTSTMPMPMITVEIPVGQTLPQRPENIKLPPRKEPEAGSKDSEDSKDTESKKSEERTDSQSQDSGTETDTDNKD
- a CDS encoding class C sortase is translated as MASSDIKTASVRNILDAGSFDDIIGTVDESANKVRRVVIIVVDILIVICLIALLVAIAWFPVRWVTNMYRESAEVSASVNRIAQWPQGKVADEYHRAQAYNQRIVADGQPLLGEFTDPFDTGNPNAKPESEKDNEYQSLLNDGTGVMGTIRIPKISVKMPIYHGTSDKVLEHGAGHLYGTSLPVGGPSTNAVLSGHTGLQNALLFTRLDELKNGDIFYVQTLNRTMGYRVVGIHVIDPSDTHLYKVVSGRDLVTLMTCTPYGVNTQRLIVTGTRQPIPEPIPDPENAKGDPVVFGALVVLGGMILGLIAIRSLHRKPWLIQHSGLALRPPHTWLWWLSANLPQRCQMRHVR
- a CDS encoding isopeptide-forming domain-containing fimbrial protein, which produces MKRKMSLRALIGAAVSAATLLALAPMGAANADNSSLDMSQAAAKSTITINVDATNSSSGTMEGHKFAAVKVGNYENAEGDASTHVLSSVAVSTVSGIKTDAESALSSTKTALGQSTDVAAGYEGNPIGEVASKWLGYTGTDSTSNDGTVPNGWKGNLRTFVTKLSDISTFQANFTSSSPSVTVTTGNSAQITDLTPGVYVVEDVTASGASGLSSTSHKNSIPMLVSTGVVMGSDTYSKLNSEDLGVVNLKNDAPKVTKSLDTDGVTNDPSVGGTLHYKLSTKVPLTTGFSKYVFTMIDTPSQKGLSYDAVQSVKVGGTDLDTGKYAVKNANYDGSTSTQYLVIDLSQSILDQTYGDSIVVKFTMKVNDEATGGALENGVTLGYSSDPGNQPTVVPPTINDGKVDNCPVASGTCTNGTVINDKTDGSNNNDSKAYFRHFDVLKEKKVDGSGLTGAKFTVTKQGESTAIKFLQVGNGSYKKAAEQSNTSATDKLSVYDSASSVPADTATGAPSSNGQLKIDGLADGVYTLAEDTAPAGYSDTFKPSVEVTVGKGSSDAVSGFANKGDTWGLVKTNGAYTSGAATTLNDVSWSTTGASAAPSAGAIVVQNVNSVSQLPLTGGAGAILALLVVVVLAILTASLIFVRRRLGSDSNVNNGVAIQA